The Henckelia pumila isolate YLH828 unplaced genomic scaffold, ASM3356847v2 CTG_461:::fragment_3, whole genome shotgun sequence genome window below encodes:
- the LOC140872006 gene encoding uncharacterized protein, whose product MSAPSLSLCVVLSDAKRIIKANRGHFLALGLLFALPLSFSTVVYPSLSQPTSIVSIYNRLLASSSPPAPEDENPPVDGSSDAVFTLLYSLLVLLFSLFTTASITHSTWNGFFGRPLKVTSSLKSILVSFFPLAATYIVFQLILGLIMFAVGGLSMLMYGGILLLGPRIDYDSLYFLGLIVVITVLLVGTMIYIQVEWFLASVVVVLESKWGFEPLKRSSYLVKGMKWIAFSILVYFAVSIGVMSAFYSSSVPGLISSGWISWEFGLLTVIFTAISTALMLYSVAATTVLFIHCKALRGELALETVDEFAPLYVQLPFDADEKAPKVVYVV is encoded by the coding sequence ATGTCGGCTCCCAGCCTCAGCCTCTGCGTGGTATTGTCCGATGCAAAGCGCATAATCAAGGCCAACCGCGGCCATTTCTTGGCCCTCGGACTCCTCTTTGCCCTCCCTCTGTCCTTCTCCACCGTCGTGTACCCTTCTCTTTCGCAGCCCACCTCGATTGTTTCCATCTATAATCGACTTCTGGCATCCTCCTCCCCGCCTGCGCCCGAAGACGAAAACCCCCCTGTCGACGGATCATCCGATGCTGTTTTCACCCTTCTTTACTCCCTTTTGGTACTGCTCTTCTCCCTTTTCACAACCGCATCGATCACCCACAGCACCTGGAATGGGTTCTTCGGTCGCCCCCTGAAGGTCACTTCCTCTCTTAAGTCCATCCTGGTTTCGTTTTTCCCTCTCGCTGCCACTTATATTGTGTTCCAGCTGATTCTTGGGTTGATTATGTTTGCTGTTGGAGGTCTCTCCATGTTGATGTATGGTGGTATCTTGTTATTGGGACCTAGAATCGATTACGACAGCTTGTATTTTCTGGGTCTCATTGTCGTGATCACGGTTTTGCTAGTGGGGACGATGATTTACATTCAAGTTGAGTGGTTTTTGGCCTCTGTGGTAGTTGTTCTTGAATCAAAGTGGGGCTTTGAGCCACTTAAAAGGAGTTCTTATTTGGTTAAGGGGATGAAGTGGATTGCATTCTCGATTCTTGTCTATTTTGCGGTGTCCATTGGCGTTATGTCGGCTTTCTATTCAAGTTCAGTGCCTGGTTTAATTAGTAGTGGATGGATCAGTTGGGAGTTCGGCCTTCTAACTGTTATTTTCACAGCCATTTCAACTGCCTTGATGCTTTACAGTGTTGCCGCGACTACTGTGTTGTTTATACATTGCAAAGCATTACGTGGGGAGTTGGCGTTGGAGACAGTGGACGAGTTTGCTCCGCTGTATGTTCAATTGCCATTCGATGCTGATGAGAAGGCTCCTAAAGTTGTTTATGTTGTCTAG
- the LOC140871715 gene encoding mitotic checkpoint protein BUB3.3 isoform X2, protein MNGYCLNPKNQIQDAISRIRFSPSSNNLLVSSWDSNLRLYDVDKRELRLEAQTDGEALLDCCFESETRAVSANSDGSILRYDMCSGTSQRLGHHDDLATCIEYSEETFHKYDLRYFDRSLQAKELSRDINVKCVRSNAELEGFAVGSIDGRVDLEYLCKSNSKNEGYTFRCHPKAKKGSRHHVSVNDIAFNPAIYGAFITGDSEGHAIVWDVLSKKLLMELPRYPNSVASLAYNRDGQILAVASSFTYHEAKEREEPPQIFVHKMDGTHSKR, encoded by the exons ATGAACGGATATTGTTTGAATCCCAAGAACCAGATCCAAGACGCCATTTCCAGGATTCGATTTTCGCCATCCTCGAACAATCTCCTGGTTTCTTCATGGGATTCT AATCTTCGTCTATACGATGTGGATAAACGTGAGCTAAGATTAGAAGCTCAGACGGATGGGGAAGCTCTTCTTGATTGTTGTTTTGAGAGTGAGACGAGGGCTGTGTCTGCTAATTCTGATGGTTCCATTCTCAG GTATGACATGTGTTCGGGAACCAGCCAGAGATTAGGACATCATGATGATTTAGCAACTTGTATTGAATATTCTGAGGAAACAT TTCACAAATATGACTTGCGCTACTTTGATCGATCACTCCAAGCGAAGGAGTTATCCCGGGACATTAATGTAAAATGTGTCCGCTCAAATGCAGAGCTGGAAG GATTTGCTGTTGGGTCAATTGATGGACGGGTTGATTTGGAATATCTGTGTAAATCCAACTCAAAGAATGAGGG ATACACCTTCAGATGTCATCCAAAGGCCAAAAAGGGATCACGTCATCATGTATCGGTAAATGATATCGCATTTAATCCGGC CATATATGGTGCATTCATAACTGGGGACAGTGAAGGTCATGCTATAGTATGGGATGTTTTGAGCAAGAAACTGCTAATGGAG TTGCCCAGATATCCCAACAGCGTTGCTTCTTTGGCATACAACCGTGATGGACAAATTTTAGCCGTCGCATCGAGTTTTACTTACCACGAGGCTAAGGAAAG AGAGGAGCCACCTCAAATATTTGTGCATAAAATGGATGGTACCCACTCAAAGAGATGA
- the LOC140871715 gene encoding mitotic checkpoint protein BUB3.3 isoform X1, which produces MNGYCLNPKNQIQDAISRIRFSPSSNNLLVSSWDSNLRLYDVDKRELRLEAQTDGEALLDCCFESETRAVSANSDGSILRYDMCSGTSQRLGHHDDLATCIEYSEETCQIITGGLDKKVMFWDARSTSSVGLLRNLHAEVESISLFGFHLVVALKSSVHKYDLRYFDRSLQAKELSRDINVKCVRSNAELEGFAVGSIDGRVDLEYLCKSNSKNEGYTFRCHPKAKKGSRHHVSVNDIAFNPAIYGAFITGDSEGHAIVWDVLSKKLLMELPRYPNSVASLAYNRDGQILAVASSFTYHEAKEREEPPQIFVHKMDGTHSKR; this is translated from the exons ATGAACGGATATTGTTTGAATCCCAAGAACCAGATCCAAGACGCCATTTCCAGGATTCGATTTTCGCCATCCTCGAACAATCTCCTGGTTTCTTCATGGGATTCT AATCTTCGTCTATACGATGTGGATAAACGTGAGCTAAGATTAGAAGCTCAGACGGATGGGGAAGCTCTTCTTGATTGTTGTTTTGAGAGTGAGACGAGGGCTGTGTCTGCTAATTCTGATGGTTCCATTCTCAG GTATGACATGTGTTCGGGAACCAGCCAGAGATTAGGACATCATGATGATTTAGCAACTTGTATTGAATATTCTGAGGAAACAT GTCAGATTATTACTGGTGGTTTGGATAAAAAAGTTATGTTTTGGGATGCACGCTCTACAAGTTCTGTTGGCCTCTTGAGAAATCTGCATGCAGAAGTCGAGTCTATATCACTCTTTGGCTTTCATCTTGTTGTTGCTCTCAAATCGTCAGTTCACAAATATGACTTGCGCTACTTTGATCGATCACTCCAAGCGAAGGAGTTATCCCGGGACATTAATGTAAAATGTGTCCGCTCAAATGCAGAGCTGGAAG GATTTGCTGTTGGGTCAATTGATGGACGGGTTGATTTGGAATATCTGTGTAAATCCAACTCAAAGAATGAGGG ATACACCTTCAGATGTCATCCAAAGGCCAAAAAGGGATCACGTCATCATGTATCGGTAAATGATATCGCATTTAATCCGGC CATATATGGTGCATTCATAACTGGGGACAGTGAAGGTCATGCTATAGTATGGGATGTTTTGAGCAAGAAACTGCTAATGGAG TTGCCCAGATATCCCAACAGCGTTGCTTCTTTGGCATACAACCGTGATGGACAAATTTTAGCCGTCGCATCGAGTTTTACTTACCACGAGGCTAAGGAAAG AGAGGAGCCACCTCAAATATTTGTGCATAAAATGGATGGTACCCACTCAAAGAGATGA
- the LOC140872115 gene encoding cell division topological specificity factor homolog, chloroplastic, giving the protein MAISGDFRVSAALNPYKFNPLRTSTHFPPNKVDFNAFISGTPGISRSSALDGHTTICCNAKRQLGIFGDHKLSQNPINQEVESFLLNAIKLNFLERLNLAWKIIFPSPSSRKNSNARIAKQRLKMILFSDRCAVSDEAKQKIVSSIVTVLSDFVEIESQDKVQLSVSTDADVGTIYSVTVPVRRVRSEYQIDDETGSITNIEYRDNGESSGSVDVTFDFYVPGDKFND; this is encoded by the exons ATGGCGATTTCAGGAGATTTTAGGGTTTCCGCAGCTCTGAATCCCTACAAATTTAACCCCCTTCGAACCTCAACGCATTTTCCTCCTAACAAG GTGGATTTCAATGCTTTCATTAGTGGGACACCTGGCATTTCTCGCTCATCAGCACTTGATGGCCACACTACCATTTGTTGCAATGCTAAACGACAACTTGGAATTTTTGGAGATCACAAACTCTCCCAAAACCCCATAAACCAAGAGGTGGAGAGCTTCCTCCTCAACGCCATTAAGTTGAACTTTTTAGAGCGATTAAACTTGGCCTGGAAGATAATTTTTCCATCACCTTCATCAAGAAAGAATTCCAACGCCAGAATTGCCAAGCAACGGTTGAAGATGATTCTTTTCTCCGACAGATGCGCTGTCAGTGATGAGGCTAAACAGAAGATTGTGAGCAGCATTGTAACTGTGCTATCTGATTTCGTTGAGATTGAATCTCAGGACAAAGTTCAACTTAGCGTCTCAACAGATGCTGATGTTGGCACCATTTATTCTGTCACCGTGCCTGTTCGGCGTGTGAGATCAGAATATCAGATCGATGATGAAACAGGTTCGATAACGAACATCGAATACAGAGATAATGGTGAAAGTTCTGGTTCTGTCGATGTCACGTTCGACTTCTATGTGCCTGGTGACAAGTTCAACGATTGA